Proteins encoded in a region of the Triticum dicoccoides isolate Atlit2015 ecotype Zavitan chromosome 3A, WEW_v2.0, whole genome shotgun sequence genome:
- the LOC119269892 gene encoding selenoprotein F-like, with protein MVRAPSVEAAVAVAVLLLCLSGLCRGAERLGARECEELGFTGLALCSDCNALAEFVKDQELVDDCRKCCTEDSDDSISKLVYSGAIIEVCMRKLVFYPEVVGFLEEDKDDFPYVESRYAYGSPPKLIMLDDKGEQKETIRIDNWKREHIRQFLTEKVKPAKSET; from the exons ATGGTTCGAGCTCCGTCCGTAGAggcggccgtggccgtggccgtgctcctcctctgcctctccgGCCTCTGCCGCGGCGCCGAGCGGCTCGGGGCGAGGGAGTGCGAGGAGCTGGGGTTCACCGGCCTCGCCCTCTGCTCCGACTGCAACGCGCTCGCCGAGTTCGTcaaggaccaag AGTTGGTGGATGACTGTCGTAAATGTTGCACGGAGGATTCAGATGATTCTATCAGCAAG CTTGTATACTCCGGTGCAATTATCGAAGTATGCATGAGAAAGCTGGTGTTTTATCCAGAAGTCGTTGGCTTCCTCGAAGAGGATAAAGATGACTTCCCTTATGTAGAATCTCGGTATGCTTATGGCTCTCCACCAAAGCTCATAATGCTTGACGACAAGGGTGAACAGAAGGAGACTATAAG GATCGACAACTGGAAGCGTGAGCATATTCGGCAATTTCTCACAGAGAAGGTGAAGCCGGCGAAATCAGAGACCTGA